A region of Streptomyces sp. R44 DNA encodes the following proteins:
- a CDS encoding FAD-dependent oxidoreductase: MYDLVVVGAGPYGLSVAAHAAAQGLNLRAFGRSMESWHTMPSGMFLKSEPWASHLSDPEGAYGLDAYAATRGVRAEHGVPLPVGFFAAYGDWFARQTVSVLDERFVASVAPAAGGFELRTEDGEAVRARTVALAVGVQPFLEVPGSLRGLPRRYVTHSSHHGELDGFAGRDVTVVGAGQAALETAALLVERGAGAVRIVARAGRLRWNTVPPALDRGLWPSLRAPHTGLGCGWRNRLYADSPGIFRRLPAATRERIFDRALGPAGAWWLRERFAAVGDVRLGQRITSARVTGDERLRLDVAGPDGTTVLETDHVIAATGFTPSLDRAAVLSPVLRGALRRVGAGGAPEVGGLFESSWPGLFLAGLLTAPSYGPSMRFVLGAEYTAGRLVKGVRQRLRAGAGSGPPGRPRTGGRAPVPV; this comes from the coding sequence ATGTACGACCTGGTGGTCGTCGGGGCCGGACCCTACGGTCTGTCCGTGGCCGCCCACGCCGCGGCCCAGGGGCTGAACCTCCGCGCCTTCGGCCGCTCGATGGAGTCCTGGCACACCATGCCGTCCGGCATGTTCCTGAAGTCGGAGCCCTGGGCGTCCCACCTCTCCGACCCGGAGGGGGCGTACGGCCTCGACGCCTACGCCGCGACCAGGGGCGTCCGCGCCGAGCACGGCGTGCCCCTTCCGGTCGGCTTCTTCGCCGCGTACGGCGACTGGTTCGCCCGGCAGACCGTGTCCGTGCTCGACGAGCGGTTCGTCGCCTCGGTCGCGCCGGCCGCCGGGGGCTTCGAGCTGCGCACGGAGGACGGCGAGGCGGTACGCGCCCGGACGGTGGCGCTCGCGGTCGGCGTCCAGCCCTTCCTGGAGGTCCCCGGCTCCCTGCGGGGACTGCCCAGGCGCTACGTCACCCACTCCAGCCACCACGGCGAGCTCGACGGCTTCGCCGGCCGGGACGTCACCGTCGTCGGGGCCGGGCAGGCGGCCCTGGAGACCGCCGCGCTCCTCGTCGAGCGGGGCGCCGGAGCCGTACGGATCGTCGCCCGGGCCGGCCGGCTGCGCTGGAACACCGTGCCGCCGGCCCTGGACCGCGGCCTCTGGCCCTCGCTGCGCGCCCCGCACACGGGGCTCGGCTGCGGCTGGCGGAACCGGCTGTACGCGGACAGCCCGGGGATCTTCCGGCGGCTCCCGGCCGCCACCCGTGAGCGGATCTTCGACCGGGCGCTCGGCCCGGCGGGCGCCTGGTGGCTCCGCGAGCGGTTCGCCGCGGTCGGCGACGTCCGCCTGGGACAGCGGATCACCTCGGCGCGGGTGACCGGGGACGAGCGGCTGCGGCTCGACGTGGCCGGGCCGGACGGGACGACGGTCCTGGAGACGGACCACGTGATCGCGGCCACCGGCTTCACCCCGAGTCTGGACCGGGCCGCGGTCCTCTCCCCCGTGCTGCGCGGGGCGCTGCGAAGGGTCGGCGCGGGCGGTGCCCCGGAGGTCGGCGGTCTCTTCGAGTCCTCCTGGCCGGGCCTCTTCCTCGCCGGTCTGCTCACGGCCCCTTCGTACGGGCCGTCGATGCGGTTCGTCCTCGGCGCCGAGTACACGGCGGGACGGCTGGTGAAGGGCGTCCGGCAGCGGCTGCGGGCCGGCGCGGGTTCGGGCCCGCCCGGCCGACCGCGTACGGGAGGCAGGGCGCCGGTCCCGGTGTGA
- a CDS encoding polysaccharide deacetylase family protein, with translation MPAATALRRPLPKPPLWKPPLWVAMYHSITDTADDPYRVTVSPVRFARQLHWLGDRGLRGVSVRELLAATAEGRAKGLVGLTFDDGYADFLDSALPLLRRHGFTATVYVLPGRLGGENGWDTDGPRKALLDEHGIRRIADAGMEIGSHGLRHVPLTEADDATLAAETRQSRELLEEMTGRPVDGFCYPYGQVDPRAIRAVRKAGYRYACAIDPGPHTGTYALPRVHIGENDTPWRLTAKRLLHPLRRRHPGDLLPAPHGQAAVGAP, from the coding sequence ATGCCCGCCGCCACCGCGCTGCGCCGTCCGCTGCCGAAGCCGCCCCTGTGGAAGCCGCCCCTGTGGGTGGCGATGTACCACTCGATCACGGACACCGCTGACGATCCGTACCGGGTGACCGTCTCCCCCGTGCGCTTCGCCCGGCAGCTGCACTGGCTCGGCGACCGGGGGCTGCGCGGGGTCTCGGTGCGGGAGCTGCTCGCCGCCACCGCCGAGGGGCGCGCCAAGGGGCTCGTGGGCCTGACCTTCGACGACGGGTACGCGGACTTCCTCGACTCGGCGCTGCCACTGCTGCGCCGGCACGGCTTCACGGCGACGGTGTACGTCCTGCCGGGCCGCCTCGGCGGCGAGAACGGCTGGGACACCGACGGGCCGCGCAAGGCGCTGCTCGACGAGCACGGCATCCGGCGCATCGCCGACGCCGGCATGGAGATCGGCTCGCACGGCCTGCGGCACGTCCCGCTCACCGAGGCCGACGACGCGACGCTGGCCGCCGAGACCCGGCAGAGCCGTGAGCTCCTGGAGGAGATGACCGGCCGCCCGGTGGACGGCTTCTGCTACCCGTACGGGCAGGTCGACCCGCGCGCGATCCGCGCCGTACGCAAGGCCGGCTACCGCTACGCCTGCGCGATCGACCCGGGCCCGCACACCGGCACGTACGCCCTGCCCCGCGTCCACATCGGCGAGAACGACACCCCCTGGCGGCTCACCGCCAAGCGCCTCCTGCACCCGCTGCGCCGCCGCCACCCCGGCGACCTGCTCCCCGCCCCGCACGGCCAGGCCGCGGTCGGTGCGCCGTGA
- a CDS encoding GNAT family N-acetyltransferase produces the protein MRTEICRDEEEFGRLSAEWTALYGRCSSATPFQSHSWLHSWWLSYGRPGALRVVLVRRGDGALVAAAPLMRARGPLPALTQLGGTITDFTDVLLDDDCPEAAPALAGALARAARGAVLDLREVRPGAASERVFVHWRGPRRRLPDSLCLELPAVPMEGLLERIPSGKAQRVRAKLRKLDALGIDARVVSGEEVPAALDRLLKLHRLQWQGRGVTAEHTSERFAQHLTRAVRPMVERGDAMVTEFRLAGDVVAADLTLMSPRLAGGYLYGADPALRARKVDVATMLLRHGARETSAGGRATLSMLRGSESYKQHWRPEPVRNRRLLLTGRGTAPLLWLRAGAADARRWAARQARERTWVARLLRRGGGGG, from the coding sequence CTGCGGACCGAGATCTGCCGTGACGAGGAGGAGTTCGGGCGGCTTTCGGCCGAGTGGACGGCGCTGTACGGGCGCTGCTCCTCCGCCACCCCCTTCCAGTCCCACTCCTGGCTGCACTCCTGGTGGCTCTCGTACGGCAGGCCCGGTGCGCTGCGGGTGGTGCTCGTACGGCGCGGGGACGGCGCACTCGTCGCCGCCGCGCCCCTGATGCGGGCCCGCGGGCCGCTGCCCGCCCTCACCCAGCTCGGCGGCACCATCACCGACTTCACGGACGTCCTCCTCGACGACGACTGCCCGGAGGCGGCGCCCGCCCTCGCCGGGGCCCTCGCCCGGGCCGCCCGCGGCGCGGTCCTCGACCTGCGGGAGGTCCGGCCCGGCGCGGCCAGCGAACGCGTCTTCGTCCACTGGCGCGGCCCGCGCCGCCGGCTGCCCGACTCGCTCTGCCTGGAGCTGCCCGCCGTCCCCATGGAGGGGCTTCTCGAACGGATCCCGTCGGGGAAGGCCCAGCGGGTCCGCGCCAAGCTCCGCAAGCTCGACGCGCTCGGCATCGACGCGCGCGTGGTGTCCGGCGAGGAGGTCCCGGCCGCCCTCGACCGGCTCCTGAAGCTCCATCGACTCCAGTGGCAGGGCCGGGGCGTGACCGCCGAGCACACCAGCGAACGCTTCGCCCAGCACCTCACCCGGGCCGTGCGGCCCATGGTCGAGCGCGGCGACGCGATGGTCACCGAGTTCCGGCTCGCCGGGGACGTGGTCGCCGCCGACCTGACCCTGATGTCCCCCCGGCTCGCGGGCGGCTATCTGTACGGCGCCGACCCGGCGCTGCGCGCCCGCAAGGTCGACGTGGCGACGATGCTGCTGCGGCACGGGGCGCGCGAGACCAGCGCGGGCGGGCGGGCGACGCTCAGCATGCTGCGGGGCAGCGAGTCGTACAAGCAGCACTGGCGTCCCGAACCGGTCCGCAACCGCCGGCTGCTCCTCACCGGGCGCGGTACGGCCCCGCTCCTCTGGCTGCGCGCGGGCGCGGCCGACGCCCGGCGCTGGGCGGCCCGGCAGGCCCGGGAACGGACCTGGGTGGCACGGCTGCTCCGCCGCGGCGGCGGTGGCGGATGA
- a CDS encoding ATP-grasp domain-containing protein, whose product MPRQRFDTSVPTVLVRLDRNPFHHGTLGAARSLGRAGIPVHAVIESSTSPVARSRFLHSVRVRPGTDSSAGLAALLRRVAAEITDDPSHPVLAVPLDDVSALALAGHRPGLVPRFLLPEQTEEQLLRVADKAALAETCAGLGLPHPRTELPEGADEAAAMAWSLGLPVVAKWSRPWLLPAGHGLRSTTIVRSLAEVRELYARTAEAGSRLLLQELLPAGRDLDWFFHGYVDSAGHCSTGATGRKERSWPDGAGLTASGRWTVNPAVDRTARELLDALDYRGVCDLDFRLNSATGAYHLLDFNPRPGAQFRLFTDPDGLDVVRALHLDLTGRPVPPHSPVYGRRFLVENYAALSLLASPARRYAPEPGGGRGRTECAWFSADDPLPALAMGRAWLAHLLRRALAALRGALVARRAGPAVPPAAPPARTSTDQLTPR is encoded by the coding sequence GTGCCGCGCCAGCGTTTCGACACCAGCGTCCCCACCGTCCTTGTGCGGCTCGACCGGAACCCCTTCCATCACGGCACCCTCGGCGCCGCCCGTTCGCTGGGACGGGCCGGAATTCCGGTCCATGCCGTCATCGAATCGAGCACCAGTCCGGTCGCCCGCTCCCGCTTTCTCCATTCGGTCCGTGTGCGCCCCGGGACGGACTCCTCCGCCGGGCTCGCCGCCCTCCTGCGCCGCGTCGCCGCGGAGATCACCGACGACCCGTCACATCCCGTGCTCGCCGTGCCGCTGGACGACGTGAGCGCCCTCGCCCTGGCCGGCCACCGCCCCGGACTCGTCCCGCGCTTCCTGCTGCCCGAGCAGACCGAGGAGCAGCTGCTGCGGGTCGCCGACAAGGCGGCGCTCGCCGAGACCTGCGCGGGCCTGGGCCTGCCCCATCCCCGTACCGAACTGCCCGAGGGCGCCGACGAGGCCGCCGCCATGGCGTGGTCGCTCGGCCTTCCGGTGGTCGCCAAGTGGAGCCGGCCCTGGCTGCTCCCGGCCGGCCACGGGCTGCGGAGCACCACGATCGTGCGTTCCCTGGCCGAGGTGCGGGAGCTGTACGCCCGGACCGCCGAGGCCGGCAGCCGGCTGCTGCTCCAGGAGCTGCTCCCGGCGGGCCGGGACCTCGACTGGTTCTTCCACGGGTACGTGGACTCCGCGGGCCACTGCTCGACCGGGGCGACCGGGCGCAAGGAGCGCTCCTGGCCGGACGGGGCCGGCCTCACCGCCTCCGGCCGCTGGACGGTGAACCCGGCCGTCGACCGGACGGCCCGCGAGCTGCTCGACGCGCTGGACTACCGGGGCGTGTGCGACCTGGACTTCCGGCTGAACAGCGCGACCGGCGCGTACCACCTGCTCGACTTCAACCCGCGGCCCGGCGCCCAGTTCCGGCTCTTCACCGACCCGGACGGCCTGGACGTGGTCCGGGCGCTGCACCTGGACCTCACCGGCCGCCCGGTGCCGCCGCACTCCCCCGTGTACGGCCGCCGGTTCCTGGTCGAGAACTACGCGGCGCTGTCGCTGCTCGCCTCCCCGGCCCGCCGGTACGCGCCGGAGCCGGGCGGCGGGCGGGGGCGGACCGAGTGCGCCTGGTTCTCGGCCGACGATCCGCTGCCGGCCCTCGCCATGGGCCGCGCCTGGCTCGCGCATCTGCTGCGCAGGGCGCTGGCGGCGCTGCGCGGGGCGCTCGTGGCCCGCCGGGCGGGCCCGGCCGTCCCGCCCGCGGCTCCCCCGGCCCGTACCTCCACCGATCAGCTCACCCCACGATGA
- a CDS encoding lipopolysaccharide biosynthesis protein, whose protein sequence is MNTTPPRAFLPAGLRFPGRWAVLPAAVLAGAVLGGGYGVLKTPEYAATSYVIVVPAEKSDPAAVLGFAQAYGRVATDIAVTGDAQVWAGVTADTLRKNVQAATSPDAPMISITARSAKPAQAVSMADGVARALVLDSSHVAGNTGVKVVQFSRATKPVAPVSPSAPLSALVGGCAGGLLGGLVLLVRPKRAATRDGARHSRQSTASSASAAVPAPAAATHPAEAV, encoded by the coding sequence ATGAACACCACCCCACCCCGCGCGTTCCTCCCCGCCGGTCTGCGGTTCCCGGGCCGCTGGGCGGTCCTCCCGGCGGCCGTCCTCGCCGGCGCGGTCCTGGGCGGCGGCTACGGCGTCCTGAAGACCCCGGAGTACGCGGCGACCAGCTACGTCATCGTCGTACCGGCCGAGAAGTCGGACCCGGCGGCGGTGCTCGGCTTCGCGCAGGCGTACGGGCGGGTCGCCACCGACATCGCGGTGACCGGCGACGCCCAGGTGTGGGCCGGGGTCACCGCCGACACCCTGCGGAAGAACGTGCAGGCGGCGACCTCCCCGGACGCGCCGATGATCTCGATCACCGCGCGGTCGGCGAAGCCCGCCCAGGCGGTCTCGATGGCCGACGGGGTGGCCCGGGCGCTCGTCCTCGACAGCAGCCACGTCGCGGGCAACACCGGGGTGAAGGTCGTCCAGTTCTCCCGCGCCACCAAGCCCGTCGCCCCCGTCTCCCCGTCCGCGCCGCTCTCCGCGCTCGTCGGCGGCTGCGCGGGCGGCCTCCTCGGCGGCCTGGTCCTCCTGGTCCGCCCGAAGCGCGCCGCCACGCGCGACGGGGCCCGGCACTCCCGGCAGTCCACCGCCTCCTCCGCATCCGCCGCGGTGCCCGCCCCGGCGGCCGCCACGCACCCGGCGGAGGCGGTGTGA
- a CDS encoding glycosyltransferase translates to MKVLHVITGLGIGGAEQQLRLLLRHLPTRSEVVTLTNPGAVAAGIQADGTPVTHLGMTGNRDLGALPRLARIVRQGRYDLVHTHLYRACVYGRTAARIAGVRRVIATEHSLGETQIEGRPLSAGTRALYLASERLGTSTVAVSPSVARRLADWGVPPDRIRVVPNGIETGRFAFDARARRLTRGVLGIPEDAYVVGGVGRLTPGKRFDRLVRAVASVPEARLLLVGEGEHRAELLRIARECGAAGRITFFGACEDPPMVAPLGPTLPELLSAMDVFVSTSPDETFGLAVVEALAAGLPALYVACPAIDDLPPDAAPGARRIGESVPELISALRGIRDARLARLPLPVAARRYDIAHSARQLMSLYDQAVHGTPSK, encoded by the coding sequence GTGAAGGTCCTGCACGTCATCACCGGCCTCGGCATCGGCGGCGCCGAGCAGCAGCTGCGGCTCCTGCTCCGCCACCTGCCGACGCGCAGCGAGGTCGTCACGCTCACCAATCCGGGCGCGGTCGCCGCGGGCATCCAGGCCGACGGCACGCCCGTCACCCACCTCGGGATGACCGGGAACCGGGACCTGGGGGCGCTGCCGCGGCTCGCCCGGATCGTCCGGCAGGGCCGTTACGACCTCGTCCACACGCACCTCTACCGGGCGTGCGTGTACGGCAGGACGGCGGCCCGGATCGCCGGGGTCCGCCGGGTCATCGCCACCGAGCACTCCCTCGGCGAGACCCAGATCGAGGGGCGTCCCCTCTCGGCGGGCACCCGCGCCCTCTACCTCGCGTCCGAGCGGCTCGGCACGTCCACGGTCGCCGTCTCGCCCAGCGTCGCCCGCCGGCTCGCCGACTGGGGGGTGCCCCCGGACCGCATCCGGGTGGTGCCGAACGGCATCGAGACCGGCCGGTTCGCCTTCGACGCGCGCGCCCGGCGCCTCACCCGGGGCGTCCTCGGCATCCCCGAGGACGCCTATGTCGTCGGCGGCGTCGGACGGCTCACGCCCGGGAAGCGGTTCGACCGGCTGGTCCGGGCGGTCGCCTCGGTGCCGGAGGCCCGGCTGCTCCTCGTCGGCGAGGGCGAGCACCGCGCGGAGCTGCTGCGGATCGCCCGGGAGTGCGGGGCCGCCGGCCGGATCACGTTCTTCGGGGCCTGCGAGGACCCGCCGATGGTGGCCCCGCTCGGGCCCACGCTGCCCGAACTCCTCTCCGCGATGGACGTGTTCGTGTCCACCTCCCCCGACGAGACCTTCGGGCTCGCGGTCGTCGAGGCGCTCGCCGCGGGCCTTCCCGCGCTGTACGTGGCCTGCCCGGCGATCGACGACCTGCCCCCGGACGCGGCACCGGGCGCGCGCCGGATCGGCGAGTCCGTACCCGAGCTGATCTCGGCGCTGCGCGGCATCCGGGACGCCCGGCTCGCCCGGCTCCCGCTGCCGGTGGCCGCCCGCCGCTACGACATCGCGCACAGCGCACGGCAGTTGATGTCCCTCTACGACCAGGCCGTCCACGGCACCCCCTCGAAGTGA